TTGCAGTCAAAGACATTGGCTGATTGACTAAGGTACGAACGAATTTAACCGAAGCGCCCGACATCTTGGGCTGAACGAATCGTGATTCTGTAAACGGAGCAAGAACACTCAATACCTCTGGCGACAGCGATTGTACAATTATCGGTAATTTTGCTTCTCGCTTAGCAATCTCATCGTCAAAGATACGAAGTACCTCAACCACCCACTCGGGCACGACGATGGGTTCGGTCGAGGTACTCATTTTTGCCCTAACGTCGAGTGCCACTGCTTGAATTCGCCTGGCGGCGGTTGACCAATGAACACTCGATGTCTCGGCAAGTTTCTCAAGTCGACGTAACTCAATTTGCTCCGGTGATGATAAAGAAAGATTGGTGGAACTCGCCCTTCGAGATTTTAGAAGCTCGCGAAATTTGGCGACACTCGTGTTCGTATCTTGCACTTGTTCTTTAGAAATACGATCCTGCGATTGTAGTGCCGTGAGCCGTTTAGTTTGCTGGGGATCGGCGTTGATAGCCGCAAGGGTTTCCTCATCAAGCGATGCAATCTCAGAATCCCATGTTTCGATACTCGTGAGCGCACTATCGAGCTTTCGAGTCGCAGTGTCGATAGCTTCGGATGCGTCCAAAAGCTGATTCTGTTGAGCAGTGTTGCCGGTTGGAGCGTCCTGTTGAACAGCTTTCGTTTTAGATTGCCCGGTGAGTTTGTCAAATTGCTGGCTGATAGCGTTCAGAAGCAACACCAGTAAAGCGGTCACGAACAAGCCGGTTATCGCCCACCTGCGAATTGGGTACACCAGTTTACCTCTAAAAAAAGGACGAAGTTAAAGCGTTTATTCTATACCGAACGATACACCCCGTGAATCGTCAGGCATTACGTTCCACCTTTGGCGTCTTGACCACGGCGATCAAAATCGCTTAGGTAGTCCGTTTCTGCCTGACTAACCGATGTTGGTGGCATCTGGGGCACCGGTGTCGTGACTGTTTTGGTGTCGCTGGGCACTGGCAGCGTTCCTACCTCAAAGGCCCCCGGTGCGGTCGGCCAACTCACCATGTTTCGCCGTCGATACTCTGGCCCCGACATCGCAAACTGGGAGACCATCGGGACCGTTTTGCCCGCAAATTGCGTGTATCCGCTACCAAACGTGAAGCGTATCAAGCTCGATTGTCGTCGGGCTCCGATCGCCAGTAGTTCTTCGATACTGAATCGCGATTCATCCTTCTCAGTGATTCGGATCGTCCCCTCCTGAGCGAAGGCGGGATTAACTGGATCAATTAGATCACCAGCGAGCCGGTTGCGAGCCTGAAACCATCCCGTCGCTCTCGCTTTTCGTTTCCCAGAGAGCTTTTCGAGCTTTTCCAGTGAACGCAAATCGGAAGCTCGGAAAGTCTGTTTCACTGCGGTACACGAATCGACTGTCTCACCAAGGTCGGTACCATCACGATGAAGCTGGCCAGCTGTTTGATGAGCCATAACAAGCGTTCCCCCTAGTCCCCGAAACTGCTCGAAAATCAGCTTCATTCCATCGCTAATAATCTGTTGGACCTCGTCGATCAAGAAATACACCCGCTTGTTCGGATTTTCGCGTTGAGCTGCTGCCGTGAATGCTGACCACAGGAACGTGCGAGCGATTGCGGGGGCATTCGACGGTTCCAGCGCTGACTTCAGGTTCAGGTAAACTACCTGAGGGCGTTCAAACAGATCGGCAACATCAATCGCCTGCTCAACCACCTGATGATGATCCGGGAACGATGTAGGAACAACATTCACTGCATCGCTTGTCGCCAACCGGGCCACCAGCGCGATCAGATGCCGGGCCTTTTTCCAGTCTTCGTGTAAGCCAAGATCTTTGTAATACTGTTCGTCCGCTAGTCGCTTGCTCAGTTCCAAGAAGGACTTCGGTCTTTCGCCCTTGATCAACGCATGTAAAACGATTTCGTTCATCGCCGCAAAGAATGCTGCGCCATACTTAGTTCCGGATTCCAGTTCAAGCCCGCGTAAAATTTGCTGCGTTAGCTGCAAGTCCGTCATCCTATCGCAGTGTGACTGCGTAAACGGATTGAAACCGAACGTCGAGTGACCCTTGACATTTGTAAGCCAACGCATGTCAAGTTTGCCGGTGCGAGCAGTCTCAAGGCGGCACGTCTCGAACAATGACCGATCGCCTTTCAAGTCGATGATTACAACACTGACATCCCCTTGGGCAATCAATTGCGTTGCCAGTGGTGCCAACGCGAGGCTGGTTTTACTGGCTCCGGTATCGCCAAGGATATGGTCGTGCATCTCCTGGATTTCTTTATGCACAAGAACCGGGTAATCGCCTTTTTCCGTAAATCCACGCAGGAAATGCTCTCGTTCGAGTTCGTCATTGGAATTGATGATTCGATCGACGTAGTTATCCCAATCGGTCGTGCGTTCATCGAGGTGCTTTGAAAGCTCAATGTCAAATCGATCGAGTAGCGTCCCTGCGGTTAACCAAAGGAATCCAAACAACATCACGGGCGCAGAAACCACGGTGACCAGGAAACAAACCACCAGATGACCGAGGACACTTCCTTCCGCCAAGCGAGCATCTGCGATGGAAGGGCAATCTGCCGCGACGCAGAACGCCAGTAACATCATCGTGATCAGCATGAATACCCAGCGAACGATCGGCGGACGCAGCCAACGGGTGGGGAACCGAAACACTCCCGCCGCAGGTGTCCAATGAATATCGTAGGTAATAAACAAGACAAGAGCCTTCCAGGTCATTTGCAAACTGCGAAACAATCGGGGGCGCGGCAACAGGGCGAAAGCCACAACATGCCAAACAATCCAAACGGTCGGAAGCGTGACTACTAAAGCCAAAGGCCACCACCACAAGGTGCCGCTCGTCCGCATTGCCAGCCATCCGGCAGCCACAGAAGACGAGGTGATTAGCAGCGGGCCTGCGTGGAGCGTCAGCAGTTCGGGACAATCCAGCGACAAGCCTCGGGGCACGATGGTCGGCAAATTAAATCGCCAACGCTCCATTCGCTCGCGATCAACCGTTGGGCCGACTAGAATCCAGGCCGCTGCCTGCCGAGCGATTAAAGAACTGGAAAGCCAGCCGGTTGACCAAACCAGCATTTGGGCAGTCCCGATATCCAGCAACATTACCATCTGCCAAATCAGGCTGCCGGTGATTGCGAATATGTACCATCCTGCTGCGATGATCCAAAAATGGAGTTCGCCACCAGTGAGTTCACGAAACTTGATGACGGCGGCGAGAAATACGGCGATCGAGATAATGAACACCTCGACGAGCGGATGCAGCGATTGAAATGCACTCACCGTGCTCGACAGCACCACGGCCAGCGGAACAGGGACAAAGAGAATAATCTGGACGATTCGTGTTTGTTGCTCAAGAGTTATCGGTTGTGTTCGATAATTCAATTCGGTGTTGTGCGTTGGTGGTAGTGCTTCTACGTCCAGGGCATCATCTAATTGCTCGGGGAATATCTCAAACATTTAGCGACTCAGCGTCAGGAGTGAAGAGAGACCAGGAATCAGGGCCGTGCTGACTGCGACCGCACCGAAAGAAGATCGCTCAATTTGTTTCGCGATTTTTGCTTGTTGTTCTGGCAAGCCGGTTAAGACGACGATTTCAAAACGGCCCGCTTGTATCAATAGCTTGAATTTCGGCAAACGAGACCGTTGTGCAATCACCCGATTGACTCGCGATCGAATGCGACGAGCAGCACCGCCACGGTCAATTAAAAGCATTCGGATTTTCACGCCGTCTTGACTTTTAATCCGCACATAATTGGCCGACCTTGCTCCGTCCCACCACAGTTCCGGGTAAAGGTCCCTGAATTCAGCCACTGTCTGACGCTCCAACCGCATCGACACGCAATACTCGGCTACGGCCAAAACGACCGGTAGCGATTGTTCGGTCAGGGATCGCTGCGAGCGAGCGGGGAAGCCCATTGTCCGCATTCCTCGGACAGTGATCGTGACATAATCGAATCCATTTACAGAGCGATGCTGTTGAATCAGTTTTTGGCTCTCCAGACGCTTTAGCACTCGCTTGCCGTTTGCGTCCGAATCGGTTTTTGAAAAACAAGCTTCTTGCAAAATCATTTGTGTCGCGGCGCGATAGCGATACAGGAAACGAAGGACTCGCTTATCGCGTTTACTTAAATATCGTTCATGCCTTTTCATCGAGGGCCTTTTTGTCAAATCTCGTTACCAAAATTCGTAGCTCAAGCCGACGCCGCCGAAACCGGACAACGCCGTGTGTATTTCGTGTAGACGTTCGGGGGAATAATCGCCGCCGTATTCAATGGCTCGCGTTAATCCCCCGAGACGGTTCTGCAGCGCC
This window of the Novipirellula artificiosorum genome carries:
- a CDS encoding type IV secretory system conjugative DNA transfer family protein, with product MFEIFPEQLDDALDVEALPPTHNTELNYRTQPITLEQQTRIVQIILFVPVPLAVVLSSTVSAFQSLHPLVEVFIISIAVFLAAVIKFRELTGGELHFWIIAAGWYIFAITGSLIWQMVMLLDIGTAQMLVWSTGWLSSSLIARQAAAWILVGPTVDRERMERWRFNLPTIVPRGLSLDCPELLTLHAGPLLITSSSVAAGWLAMRTSGTLWWWPLALVVTLPTVWIVWHVVAFALLPRPRLFRSLQMTWKALVLFITYDIHWTPAAGVFRFPTRWLRPPIVRWVFMLITMMLLAFCVAADCPSIADARLAEGSVLGHLVVCFLVTVVSAPVMLFGFLWLTAGTLLDRFDIELSKHLDERTTDWDNYVDRIINSNDELEREHFLRGFTEKGDYPVLVHKEIQEMHDHILGDTGASKTSLALAPLATQLIAQGDVSVVIIDLKGDRSLFETCRLETARTGKLDMRWLTNVKGHSTFGFNPFTQSHCDRMTDLQLTQQILRGLELESGTKYGAAFFAAMNEIVLHALIKGERPKSFLELSKRLADEQYYKDLGLHEDWKKARHLIALVARLATSDAVNVVPTSFPDHHQVVEQAIDVADLFERPQVVYLNLKSALEPSNAPAIARTFLWSAFTAAAQRENPNKRVYFLIDEVQQIISDGMKLIFEQFRGLGGTLVMAHQTAGQLHRDGTDLGETVDSCTAVKQTFRASDLRSLEKLEKLSGKRKARATGWFQARNRLAGDLIDPVNPAFAQEGTIRITEKDESRFSIEELLAIGARRQSSLIRFTFGSGYTQFAGKTVPMVSQFAMSGPEYRRRNMVSWPTAPGAFEVGTLPVPSDTKTVTTPVPQMPPTSVSQAETDYLSDFDRRGQDAKGGT